One part of the Mustela erminea isolate mMusErm1 chromosome 11, mMusErm1.Pri, whole genome shotgun sequence genome encodes these proteins:
- the ZNF786 gene encoding zinc finger protein 786 isoform X2, with amino-acid sequence MRTNYEILVSLDNGLPKPELISWIEQEKEFFQNWREAQKSGTIICSSAHLQFDPVIEGHQFGGGPQAVHSGEAECHFQVDGGAGQCPSEPSRGGGEDVSFRLDQSIALQNPPSRDAQAPRPAAPRTLGLPGRQEASSWGSTQHPCAVCGESFWTKDHLEKHQRSHLKDQPWRSWKKRSRQADPQPQRSRSQAPRRFRCPDCGRSFRRKRPLLAHLAVHAGESALRDPECRTCFPPKQPLLGHRLPHEGERPSRCPRCDGSLRSGSGVQARQGPPGRERLGSWREGDGAFRVRAEPAAVPSGGRPSPREERCARMGAGERRFSCAECGKLFTARSKLAGHLRVHTGEKPFRCPECGKSFRRRGLLRGHQRVHRGERPFPCRKCGKAFAKQCKLTEHGRVHSGEKPFWCAQCGRSFRQRGQLLRHERLHSDERPFQCPECPLSFRLQSMLRAHRLRHGGERPFSCGECGRAFTHQCKLREHLRVHSGERPFQCPECAKSFRLKGILKAHQRTHSKERPFSCGECGKGFTRQSKLTEHFRVHSGERPFQCPTCDRSFRLKGQLLSHQRLHTGERPFQCPECGKSYRVKADMKAHQLLHSGEMPFSCECGKGFAKQSKLIEHIRTHTGEKPFQCPKCDKSFRLKAQLLSHQGLHTGERPFRCPECDKNFREKGHMLRHQRIHRPERPFACGDCGKGFIYKSKLAEHIRVHTKSYSAPNEPDIKKRLSQLFAMIEADWS; translated from the coding sequence gAGGCCCACAAGCTGTGCATTCAGGAGAAGCTGAGTGCCATTTCCAAGTAGATGGCGGAGCGGGCCAGTGCCCCTCCGAACCCTcccgaggaggaggagaagatgtTTCCTTCAGGCTTGACCAAAGCATCGCCCTCCAGAACCCACCCAGCCGTGACGCtcaggctccacgtccagcagCCCCCAGAACGCTGGGTCTCCCTGGCCGGCAGGAGGCCTCCTCCTGGGGGAGCACCCAGCACCCTTGCGCTGTCTGTGGGGAGAGCTTTTGGACGAAGGACCACTTGGAGAAGCACCAGAGAAGCCACTTGAAGGACCAGCCGTGGAGGTCGTGGAAGAAGCGCAGCCGCCAAGCTGATCCGCAGCCACAGCGGAGCCGCTCTCAGGCTCCCAGGCGCTTCCGGTGTCCGGACTGTGGGAGGAGCTTCCGCCGGAAGCGGCCTTTGCTCGCGCATCTGGCTGTGCATGCGGGCGAGAGCGCCCTGCGGGACCCCGAGTGTCGGACGTGCTTCCCGCCCAAGCAGCCCCTTCTGGGCCACCGCCTCCCGCACGAGGGGGAGAGGCCGTCCCGGTGCCCCAGATGTGACGGGAGCTTGCGGTCCGGGAGCGGCGTGCAGGCTCGCCAGGGCCCTCCTGGCCGGGAGAGGCTaggctcctggagagaaggcgaTGGCGCCTTCCGGGTCAGGGCTGAGCCGGCCGCTGTGCCCTCGGGAGGGAGGCCGAGCCCGCGTGAGGAGCGCTGCGCCCGCATGGGAGCCGGGGAGAGGCGGTTCTCCTGCGCCGAGTGCGGTAAGCTCTTCACTGCCAGGTCCAAGCTCGCCGGCCACCTCCGTGTGCACACGGGAGAGAAGCCCTTCCGGTGCCCGGAGTGTGGCAAGAGCTTCCGCCGGCGCGGCCTGCTCAGGGGCCACCAGCGCGTGCACCGCGGCGAGCGGCCCTTCCCCTGCCGGAAGTGCGGCAAGGCCTTCGCCAAGCAGTGTAAGCTCACGGAGCACGGCCGCGTCCACAGCGGGGAGAAGCCCTTCTGGTGCGCCCAGTGCGGCAGGAGCTTCCGCCAGCGGGGACAGCTGCTGAGGCACGAGCGGCTGCACAGCGACGAGCGGCCCTTCCAGTGCCCCGAGTGCCCTCTGAGCTTCCGCCTGCAGAGCATGCTGCGGGCACACCGGCTCCGCCACGGCGGAGAGCGGCCCTTCTCCTGCGGCGAGTGCGGCCGGGCCTTCACGCATCAGTGCAAGCTCCGCGAGCACCTGAGAGTGCACAGCGGGGAGAGGCCCTTCCAGTGCCCCGAGTGTGCCAAGAGCTTCCGCCTCAAGGGCATCCTGAAGGCGCACCAGCGCACGCACAGCAAGGAGAGGCCCTTTTCGTGCGGGGAGTGCGGCAAGGGCTTCACTCGGCAGTCCAAGCTCACCGAGCACTTCCGCGTGCACAGCGGGGAGAGGCCCTTCCAGTGCCCCACCTGCGACCGGAGTTTCCGCCTCAAGGGGCAGCTGCTGAGTCACCAGCGCCTGCACACGGGGGAGAGACCCTTCCAGTGCCCCGAGTGCGGCAAGAGCTACCGCGTGAAGGCCGACATGAAGGCCCACCAGCTGCTGCACAGCGGCGAGATGCCCTTCTCCTGCGAGTGTGGCAAGGGCTTTGCCAAGCAGTCCAAACTCATCGAGCACATCAGGACCCACACGGGGGAGAAGCCTTTCCAGTGTCCCAAATGTGACAAGAGTTTCCGCTTGAAGGCGCAGCTGCTCAGCCACCAAGGCCTGCACACAGGGGAGAGACCTTTCCGCTGTCCCGAGTGTGACAAGAACTTCCGGGAAAAGGGACACATGCTTCGGCACCAGCGCATACACAGGCCCGAGAGGCCCTTTGCCTGTGGCGACTGCGGGAAGGGCTTCATTTATAAGTCGAAACTAGCGGAGCACATCAGGGTGCACACGAAATCCTACAGTGCTCCAAATGAGCCGGACATCAAGAAGAGGCTCAGCCAGCTGTTTGCGATGATCGAGGCCGACTGGAGTTGA